From a region of the Lactuca sativa cultivar Salinas chromosome 4, Lsat_Salinas_v11, whole genome shotgun sequence genome:
- the LOC111899160 gene encoding phenylcoumaran benzylic ether reductase Pyrc5, translating to MAQKSKILIIGATGYIGKFVAEASTKEGHPTFILTRESTIKHPEKSKLLNNFKTLGAKLVIGDLYHHESLVKAIKEVDVVISTVGGESVADQVKLIAAIKEAGNVKRFIPSEFGTDVDHVNAVEPAKSTFKGKAYIRRAVEAAGIPHTFIACNGFAGYFLPTVGQMDTYTAPREKITILGDGTPKVVFVKEEEIALTTIKTVDDPRTLDKALIFRPPGNTLSFNEIVSIWESKIGKTLERTYVSEEQLLKNIKEAPFGLSIVLSIMHSVLVNGSATNFEIEPSFGVEASELYPDIKYTTIDEYLTQIA from the exons ATGGCACAAAAAAGCAAGATCTTGATAATCGGAGCAACAGGCTACATCGGAAAGTTTGTAGCAGAGGCAAGCACCAAAgaaggtcatccaactttcattttgaccAGAGAAAGCACAATCAAACATCCTGAGAAATCCAAGCTCCTCAACAATTTCAAAACTCTTGGTGCCAAACTTGTTATT GGTGATCTTTATCATCATGAAAGTTTGGTGAAGGCAATAAAGGAAGTTGATGTTGTCATCTCGACAGTAGGTGGGGAATCCGTGGCTGACCAAGTTAAACTCATTGCAGCCATTAAAGAAGCTGGAAATGTCAAG AGATTTATACCTTCGGAATTTGGAACCGATGTGGACCATGTAAATGCGGTTGAACCTGCTAAGAGCACTTTTAAAGGAAAAGCATATATTCGTAGGGCAGTTGAAGCTGCAGGGATCCCACATACTTTTATAGCATGCAACGGTTTTGCTGGCTATTTTCTACCAACTGTTGGCCAAATGGACACCTACACTGCCCCAAGAGAAAAAATCACCATCCTTGGGGACGGAACTCCGAAAG TTGTTTTTGTCAAAGAAGAGGAAATAGCTTTGACTACCATCAAAACAGTCGATGACCCACGTACCTTGGATAAGGCACTGATTTTCAGACCACCGGGTAACACACTGTCATTTAATGAAATTGTTTCGATATGGGAAAGCAAAATTGGAAAGACCCTTGAGAGAACGTACGTTTCCGAGGAGCAACTTCTCAAAAACATCAAAG AGGCTCCATTTGGCTTGAGCATTGTATTATCTATAATGCATTCGGTTTTGGTGAATGGAAGTGCTACCAACTTTGAAATTGAACCTTCATTTGGTGTGGAAGCTAGCGAGCTCTATCCAGACATCAAGTATACCACCATTGATGAatatcttacacagattgcttaA